The nucleotide sequence ACCGGAGAAGTGCGCATGAAGGGAATCGAGTACCTTGCCGACCTCGGCCAGCAAGGCGTCGTCGTCCTGCAGGCGCTTGCGCGCGCCGGCCAGCATGGCTTCGAAGCCGGCGGCTTCGGGCACGGGCGCCCCGCCGACATCCAGCACGTGGACCAGGGTGGCCAGATGCGCCAGGCCACGGTCTTCGCACAAGCCGAAGCTGGCCAACAGGACCTCGAAAGACACGCGATCTCCCACGTGGGTGAAGGTGGCGCCGTCGAAATCGAAGCCCAGCGCATCGTCCGGGCAGCCGCGCGGGTCATCGAGCCACAGAAAGCGGGCGGCCGGGTCGATGAAGCGCTGTATCAGCCAGGCGCAGGCCACGCGATCCACCCACAGATGTTTGCGCGTCGCCCATTGGCGGCCCTGGTACTGGGTGCGGTCGCGCGGCGGGATGCTTCCCGCCGTGGCATGCGGTTCACCCGGCGACAGGGCCGCCTGTATGGCGCCGGCGAAGTCGCGCCATTGCGCGCCCGCGCGTATGGAGATCTCGTCGGGAAAAAAATCGATGGCCTGGATCGCCTGGTAGGCGCGCGCGTGATGCCGCAACAGGCGGTTGAGCTCGGCCGGCGCCAGGCCGGCCAGCGAGGCCCTGGCTTGCGGAAGCTTCGCGAGCCAGGCCTCGTACTGCGCCGAGCGGTCGAAAAGCGCCTGCAAGGCGGCATGCTCTTCCGCTGTGCGCGGCGTGATGTGCAGCATCCAGGACTGGCCGCCTTCCGCGGCCGTGTGGTCGGCCAGCGCCTGCAACTGTCCCGCCTGGGGCGCGCTGGCGGGCAATAGATAGGCACCGTCGCGCAAGGCCGCGCAGCCCAGTACCTTGACGGCCCGCCAGACGCGCATGCGCGCGGTGGCGCCGCGGGTGGGCAGGCTGACGATAAGAAGGAGCCAGGCGGGATTTTCCATGGCCGCAGCTTAGGTTGCGGTCATGGCGTCTGCAAGCATGTAGACATCGCGACATACACCCGGGCCGCGATATTGGTTGACACATCGCCCGCCAGCGTCCATAGTGGCCCGGAGATCTTCAAGTACCGCGATTTGTACGCCTACTGCGCCTGCGCCCACCGTTCACTTCCTTTCCTTGATTGTCTTGCCCGGAAGGGGGCATGCCTTCAACGTCAGGATGAGCAATATGGAAACCGGCATCGTCAAGTGGTTCAACAGTGAAAAGGGCTTCGGCTTCATCATGCCCGAAGCGGGTGGCAAGGATCTCTTCGCCCACATCTCCAATATCGAGGGCGACGGCCCGAGAGTCCTGGAGGAAAACCAGCGCGTGAGCTATACGTCGGCACCCGGCGCCAAGGGCCCCCAGGCCACCAAGATCCGCGCGATGTAAAGACCAGCCCTCTCCGGAGGGCTTTTTCATTTTCATGCGGGACGTCCCCTGGCGCCCTGCTCATGCTTGTCGCGTATCGCAAGCGGGTCGTCCATGCGACATCCCGGCACCGTCGCTCGCCATGCGCGCGGCGGCAGCGCGCCGCAAGCGCGATCCCGCGCGCACCGCGCGGCCGCTCTCCCTATGGAGGTGCGCCATGCACCTGAACAATACGATCTACAAAGGCTACCGGCTCTCCGCGCTGGTCGACCGCGTGCCGCGCGAAGGCGCCGGCGCGATCCTTTTCAAGGCTTCCATCGTGGTGAGCCTTCCCGGCGAGCCGGTCCTGCCCGACAACACCTACCCCGTTCCCCAGTTCGATAGCGGCGTTTCGGTCAGCAATCCGGCCCAGGCCGTGCACGCGGCCGTGGCCTATGGGCGGCAGGTCGTCGACAGCATGAATCTGGGCGCGCGACGCGGGTAAGCGCCCGCGCGGGCATGCAGGATGCTTGGATCGGATCTCATGCAACGATCCAGGAGCACGCCATGACGCATCCCCAGAACGCCGCCACCGACGGGACTTCCGCCCAGGCCGACGACCAATCGCGCGAAAGCCAGCGCAGCCACGGCGACAGCCAGAACCGGACCAAGAAGGACGGCCACGCCAACCAGCTGGGCACCGGGCAGGACCAGGCCAGCAGCCGGCAACACGGCGCGGGTGCGCGGCGCCCGGGCAAGGAAGGCATGGTCAAGCCCTGAACCCGCGGGGCGTTACGCGGCAAGGCGGGTTTCGTGCGCGAGCACCAGCGCGGCCTCGTCGGCCAAAGCCTTGATCACCGACGGGCGTGCCTCGATCCGGGACTTGTAGGCCATCAGATGTTCCAGGTGGCCGATGTCCACGCCGCTGCGTTCATGCCAGAAGGTGGCCCACACATAAGCGTCCAGCACCGTGAATCGCTCGCCGGTCAGCCATGGACGCCCGTCCTGAAGCATCCGGTCCAGCCGGGCGTAGGCGGCCACCAGCTTGGCTCGCGTCCAGCTGCTGCCTTCCTCCGTAAGCAGTTTGCGCATCAGGGGGATGTGCTTCTGCGCGATCTCGGTCGCGACAAAATTCAGCAGCGCATCGACCCTTACCCGCTCCAGCGTGCCGCGCGCCGGAACGAGCCCGGACCGCGGATGCAGGTCCGCCAGATAGCTGCCGATGACGACCGTCTCGGCAAGCAGCTCCTGCTCGCCCTCGTCGAGCCGCAATACCGGCACATATCCCAACGGATTGACCTGGGCGAAGTCCTCGCCGTTGGAGGTGGACTTGCCGAATACGTCGTAATGCACCAGCTCGGTGTCGTCCATGCCCAACTCGTTGAGAACGATCTGGACGGCAAGCGAGCAGGTGGCCTTGGCGATGTAGAGCTTCATGGTTGGTCCCTTATGGAGTTGGCTCCGGACCGTTCCCTTAACGG is from Bordetella bronchialis and encodes:
- a CDS encoding chromate resistance protein ChrB domain-containing protein, whose amino-acid sequence is MENPAWLLLIVSLPTRGATARMRVWRAVKVLGCAALRDGAYLLPASAPQAGQLQALADHTAAEGGQSWMLHITPRTAEEHAALQALFDRSAQYEAWLAKLPQARASLAGLAPAELNRLLRHHARAYQAIQAIDFFPDEISIRAGAQWRDFAGAIQAALSPGEPHATAGSIPPRDRTQYQGRQWATRKHLWVDRVACAWLIQRFIDPAARFLWLDDPRGCPDDALGFDFDGATFTHVGDRVSFEVLLASFGLCEDRGLAHLATLVHVLDVGGAPVPEAAGFEAMLAGARKRLQDDDALLAEVGKVLDSLHAHFSGGRKP
- a CDS encoding cold-shock protein, producing METGIVKWFNSEKGFGFIMPEAGGKDLFAHISNIEGDGPRVLEENQRVSYTSAPGAKGPQATKIRAM
- a CDS encoding glutathione S-transferase N-terminal domain-containing protein, which codes for MKLYIAKATCSLAVQIVLNELGMDDTELVHYDVFGKSTSNGEDFAQVNPLGYVPVLRLDEGEQELLAETVVIGSYLADLHPRSGLVPARGTLERVRVDALLNFVATEIAQKHIPLMRKLLTEEGSSWTRAKLVAAYARLDRMLQDGRPWLTGERFTVLDAYVWATFWHERSGVDIGHLEHLMAYKSRIEARPSVIKALADEAALVLAHETRLAA